A single Perca flavescens isolate YP-PL-M2 chromosome 2, PFLA_1.0, whole genome shotgun sequence DNA region contains:
- the LOC114572368 gene encoding hemicentin-1 encodes MSASGQPITLLLLCLLGSATSSPVSMHTSAPPLLSQILPPSPTTLASPPSPSLSTPPPIISNSGEPTEKVRCPLSISPSTLMVRFGDPVTANCSVSRMDFLPLGWEVRLGAPSLSMGPFVVWSVDSMTEWNEKPSCFALSEQGGQCHINLTLTVYKPPDRVSISFVNHTGPMSEGHQYTLQCTVQHVAPVENLVVTFYRGQTALGQPQSNNNTEKKPVTEIFSLNITPSKEDDGVQYWCEAKLELGPDGPQLPPVVTSEKLTATVHFGPQLVCQTKLRVREGESLSCEVRGNPPPLVTWFRDGQVVSLPTNLSRKDAGKYTVSANGLFGQKNVTVEVEFLAGSGTTISCNRHFLLAGLLMQMINGL; translated from the exons ATGAGTGCGTCTGGACAGCCAATCACGCTTCTGCTGCTTTGCCTGCTCGGCTCAG CTACCTCATCCCCTGTTTCCATGCACACATCTGCTCCACCTCTTCTGTCACAAATTTTACCTCCCTCTCCAACAACCCTCGCATCTCCACCGTCTCCTTCTCTCAGTACCCCACCACCCATCATCAGCAACTCTGGAGAGCCAACAGAAAAGGTCCGCTGCCCTCTGTCGATATCACCCTCCACTCTGATGGTCAG GTTCGGAGATCCAGTCACAgctaactgctctgtatcaaggATGGATTTTTTGCCTCTTGGTTGGGAAGTCAGACTG GGAGCTCCTAGCCTCAGTATGGGTCCTTTTGTGGTCTGGAGTGTGGACAGCATGACTGAGTGGAATGAGAAGCCTTCGTGCTTTGCACTATCTGAACAGGGAGGGCAATGTCACATCAATCTCACTCTAACGGTCTACA AGCCTCCAGACAGAGTGTCTATCAGCTTTGTTAATCACACTGGGCCGATGTCTGAGGGTCATCAGTACACTCTGCAGTGTACAGTACAGCACGTTGCTCCTGTTGAAAACCTCGTTGTGACGTTCTACAGAGGACAGACAGCACTGGGTCAACCTCAgtccaacaacaacacagagaagAAACCAGTGACTGAGATCTTCTCTTTAAACATCACACCCAGTAAAGAAGATGATGGAGTCCAGTACTGGTGTGAAGCAAAGCTAGAACTGGGACCTGATGGACCACAGCTCCCTCCAGTCGTGACGTCAGAAAAACTCACTGCCACAGTCCACT TTGGTCCACAGCTCGTGTGTCAAACAAAGCTGcgggtgagagagggagagagcctCAGCTGTGAGGTGAGAGGAAACCCTCCACCATTAGTCACCTGGTTCAGAGATGGGCAGGTGGTTTCCCTGCCCACTAACTTGAGCAGAAAGGATGCTGGGAAATACACAGTCTCAGCAAACGGACTATTTGGACAGAAAAATGTTACAGTGGAGGTGGAGTTCCTTGCTGGCAGTG GAACTACAATCAGCTGCAATAGACATTTCCTGTTGGCTGGCCTGCTTATGCAGATGATTAACGGTCTGTAA